The following proteins are co-located in the Dromiciops gliroides isolate mDroGli1 chromosome 2, mDroGli1.pri, whole genome shotgun sequence genome:
- the LOC122740102 gene encoding 40S ribosomal protein S24-like, with product MNDTVTIRTRKFMTNRLLQHKQMVIDILHPGKATVPKTEIREKPAKMYKTTPDVIFVSGFRTHFGAGKTSFGMIYDSLDYVKKNEPKHRLARHACARQKKTSRKQQKERKNRMKKVMSTAKANVSAGK from the coding sequence ATGAATGACACTGTAACCATCAGAACCAGGAAGTTCATGACAAACAGACTTCTTCAGCATAAACAGATGGTTATAGATATCCTTCATCCTGGAAAGGCGACAGTGCCCAAGACTGAAATTCGAGAAAAACCAGCCAAGATGTACAAGACAACTCCAgatgtcatttttgtctctgGATTCAGAACCCATTTCGGTGCTGGCAAAACAAGCTTTGGCATGATTTATGATTCCCTTGACTatgtaaagaaaaatgaaccaaagCACAGACTTGCAAGGCATGCCTGTGCGAGACaaaaaaagacatcaagaaagcagcaaaaggaaagaaagaacagaatgaagaaagtcaTGAGTACTGCAAAGGCAAATGTCAGTGCTggcaaatga